From the genome of Thermoflexus hugenholtzii, one region includes:
- a CDS encoding glycosyltransferase produces MIEGLRRNGVEVIECHEPLWFGTDDRVQAASGGWIRPSFWLRIMKVYCRLLRKYWSVGVYDVMVLGYPGQLDVPLARVLTWLNRKPLVLDVLMSIYLIAQERGLTAHNPCTSWLIYGLEKISCLLPDLLILDTEDYVAWFQKKYKVDSSRFRLIPLGADDRVFQPASIERDDGLFRVLYYGSFIPNHGIKYIIEAARILCNETDIYFELIGDGPEKAAAVALARQYNLTNVTFDDWMDQEELVSRAARADVILGSFGTTPQSLMTVQNKIYEGLAMGKPVITGDSPAVRRVLIHGEHVYLCERENPLALAEAIRTLKRDQKLRQYISQKGHHLYLERFTPRVLGFQFKCYLEDLLSSQKREFA; encoded by the coding sequence ATGATAGAAGGGCTGCGGCGCAACGGGGTAGAGGTCATTGAGTGCCACGAGCCCTTATGGTTTGGTACTGATGATCGAGTGCAAGCTGCCAGCGGGGGGTGGATACGTCCCTCTTTTTGGTTGCGAATTATGAAAGTTTATTGCCGTCTTCTGCGTAAGTATTGGAGTGTTGGCGTTTACGATGTAATGGTGCTCGGTTATCCGGGGCAGTTGGATGTCCCTTTAGCCAGAGTGCTGACTTGGTTAAATAGAAAGCCCCTTGTATTGGATGTGCTGATGTCTATTTACCTCATTGCTCAAGAACGAGGACTCACTGCACATAATCCATGCACCAGCTGGCTGATTTATGGCTTGGAGAAGATATCCTGTCTGTTGCCAGATTTGTTAATTCTGGATACAGAGGACTATGTGGCATGGTTTCAGAAAAAATATAAAGTCGATTCCTCTCGGTTCCGTTTAATACCTCTCGGAGCAGACGACAGGGTGTTCCAGCCGGCATCTATCGAGAGGGATGATGGTCTATTTCGAGTCCTCTATTATGGTTCTTTCATTCCTAATCATGGAATAAAATATATTATTGAAGCGGCAAGAATCTTATGCAACGAAACTGACATCTACTTTGAATTAATTGGTGATGGTCCAGAAAAGGCAGCGGCAGTAGCCCTGGCACGTCAATATAATCTCACCAATGTGACCTTTGATGATTGGATGGATCAGGAGGAACTGGTAAGTCGGGCTGCTAGAGCTGATGTAATCCTCGGTAGTTTCGGCACCACACCACAATCTCTTATGACAGTACAGAATAAAATCTATGAAGGGCTGGCAATGGGAAAACCTGTTATCACGGGCGATTCTCCAGCTGTGCGGCGGGTGTTGATTCATGGTGAGCATGTTTATCTGTGCGAAAGGGAGAATCCTTTAGCCTTAGCAGAGGCCATACGTACGTTAAAAAGGGACCAAAAGTTGCGCCAATACATCTCTCAAAAAGGACATCATTTATACCTTGAAAGGTTCACACCACGCGTGCTTGGCTTTCAATTCAAGTGTTATTTAGAAGATTTGTTGTCATCACAGAAAAGAGAGTTTGCCTAA
- a CDS encoding bifunctional 2-polyprenyl-6-hydroxyphenol methylase/3-demethylubiquinol 3-O-methyltransferase UbiG, protein MSVNIQLEVVNCDLCGSNNSIIFYTLEDTLYHIPGKFTFHLCEGCGLIYLNPRPSSKSIEFLYPPAYYNSFLLPINREDIPIMRWMRQRKIAKRRRLIEHYSGLKRGVLLDVGCSTGLFLNEMSRAGWEVRGVEPVKFVADFARQHFGLNVFNGFLEEAPFIPESFDVITFWDVLEHTFSPKSTLTRASVLLRSNGLLAISIPNWDSLERRLFGPYWQGLDPPRHFFVFTRKTLIDLLDHTGFHIVDWRCEVSGYFSFVLSLERMIGSKNRHLAHILRELVNIPGMRLPFEPMFMLLNWLKKGSTIFVFARKK, encoded by the coding sequence ATGTCCGTGAATATTCAATTAGAAGTAGTTAATTGCGATTTATGTGGCTCCAATAATTCAATAATCTTTTATACTTTAGAAGATACATTATATCATATACCTGGTAAATTTACCTTCCATCTCTGTGAAGGTTGTGGCTTGATTTATCTTAATCCTCGTCCTTCTTCAAAATCTATAGAATTTTTATATCCTCCTGCTTACTATAATTCATTTCTTTTGCCAATCAATCGAGAGGATATCCCTATTATGCGTTGGATGCGCCAGCGCAAGATAGCTAAACGGCGTCGTCTTATAGAACATTATAGCGGTCTTAAAAGAGGCGTCTTGTTGGATGTGGGTTGTTCAACGGGTCTTTTCTTAAATGAGATGTCAAGAGCGGGCTGGGAAGTAAGGGGAGTAGAGCCTGTTAAGTTTGTAGCTGATTTCGCTCGTCAACACTTTGGCCTCAATGTCTTTAATGGCTTCTTGGAAGAAGCCCCATTTATCCCAGAATCATTTGATGTGATAACTTTTTGGGATGTTTTAGAACATACATTCTCGCCTAAAAGTACTTTGACAAGGGCGTCTGTTCTTTTGCGCAGTAACGGTTTGTTGGCTATAAGTATACCTAACTGGGATAGCTTGGAGCGAAGACTCTTCGGCCCTTATTGGCAAGGTCTAGATCCTCCAAGGCACTTCTTTGTCTTTACACGCAAGACGCTTATCGATTTGCTTGACCACACAGGCTTTCACATTGTGGACTGGAGATGTGAAGTGTCTGGATACTTTTCTTTTGTCCTTAGTCTAGAAAGAATGATAGGGTCTAAAAATCGGCATCTCGCGCATATTTTGAGAGAGTTAGTTAACATACCAGGCATGCGTTTACCGTTTGAACCCATGTTCATGTTGCTCAACTGGCTGAAGAAAGGTTCTACCATTTTTGTATTTGCGAGGAAGAAATGA
- a CDS encoding class I SAM-dependent methyltransferase encodes MNFRFRLTRKSGERSPLIIPEWFRRRIEPDTFAIYDFVKEASRSIAPGSWVLDAGAGQGRFKPDFVHTRYVGVDLAVGDPSWDYSNLDAICDLRNLPFPSEVFNAILCIQVLEHIQDPLEVLREFKRVLQPNGLLFLSVPQSWPKHQKPFDFYRYTSFGLHYLLEKAGFNVCSIRPIGGYFWLLSFQLQNIDYWIFSRNNKKRPLNWPIRALLVLLFQIIFPIILYYLDKLDQIRDETIGYLCVANKPS; translated from the coding sequence ATGAACTTTAGGTTCCGCTTGACAAGAAAAAGTGGCGAAAGATCACCTCTGATCATCCCTGAATGGTTTAGAAGGCGGATTGAACCAGACACTTTTGCAATTTACGACTTTGTTAAAGAAGCTTCCCGGTCAATTGCCCCGGGTTCTTGGGTGTTGGATGCTGGGGCTGGTCAAGGGCGGTTTAAGCCAGACTTTGTGCATACACGTTATGTGGGCGTTGATCTTGCTGTTGGTGACCCTTCTTGGGACTATAGTAATCTTGATGCTATTTGTGACTTAAGGAACTTACCATTTCCTTCAGAGGTGTTTAATGCTATATTGTGTATCCAAGTGTTAGAGCACATCCAGGATCCTTTGGAAGTTCTGAGGGAATTTAAGCGTGTTCTTCAGCCAAATGGGTTATTGTTTCTTTCAGTACCTCAGAGTTGGCCAAAACATCAAAAGCCTTTTGATTTTTATCGTTATACATCGTTCGGATTGCACTATTTATTAGAAAAAGCGGGTTTTAACGTTTGTTCTATAAGGCCAATCGGGGGATATTTCTGGCTTCTTTCTTTTCAACTGCAAAACATTGATTATTGGATTTTCTCAAGGAATAACAAAAAACGACCACTTAATTGGCCCATCAGAGCTCTTCTAGTGTTGCTTTTTCAGATCATATTTCCAATTATTTTATACTATTTAGACAAATTAGATCAAATTAGAGATGAAACTATAGGATATCTTTGTGTTGCGAACAAGCCCTCATAG
- a CDS encoding glycosyltransferase family 4 protein, whose protein sequence is MHFLMIVHNVVGKGTYWRALHLARALAKREHEITIVATSRDHHFRTRISFDSQTGVRIIESPDLFKGPLRSGWDLWNSLSRIIQTYRLKVDLVHAFESRPVVILPALFWQRWQRVPLVMDWSDWFGRGGAVEERPNQLLRAFLRPVETFFEEYFRAWADGTTVINSFLYQRAVNLRIDPNYILLLPNGCNIDEIFPVSQLEARKTLGWPEDIYILGYIGTIFRADAELMAQSFEILHRMEPRSRLLIIGYCNIAVETMVKASGVVWRTGWVDYRDLNLYLGACDVCWLPMRNSGANWGRSPLKLNDYMAAGRPVVITNVGDVAKLVAKGNFGLVVDDNPEDLAKAVFRLLKDPSLCKEMGRRARYLAESEFAWDFIAAKLLLFYNKVRRRYGFNT, encoded by the coding sequence ATGCACTTCTTGATGATAGTCCACAACGTGGTTGGTAAAGGCACTTACTGGCGTGCTCTACATTTGGCAAGAGCATTGGCCAAAAGAGAGCATGAAATCACTATTGTGGCTACTTCTCGGGACCATCATTTCAGAACTAGGATTTCCTTTGATAGTCAAACCGGTGTAAGAATTATAGAGTCTCCGGATTTATTTAAAGGCCCCTTACGATCAGGATGGGATTTGTGGAATTCATTATCACGCATTATACAAACTTATAGACTCAAGGTTGACCTAGTACATGCTTTTGAGTCTAGACCGGTGGTCATTCTGCCTGCACTCTTCTGGCAGCGCTGGCAAAGGGTGCCCTTGGTTATGGATTGGAGTGATTGGTTCGGACGTGGGGGGGCAGTGGAAGAGCGTCCTAATCAACTACTACGTGCCTTTCTAAGGCCTGTGGAAACTTTCTTTGAAGAATATTTCCGAGCTTGGGCTGATGGAACGACAGTAATTAACAGTTTTTTGTATCAAAGAGCTGTTAATTTGAGGATTGACCCTAATTATATTCTTCTTTTGCCTAACGGCTGTAACATTGATGAGATTTTCCCTGTGTCCCAATTGGAGGCGCGAAAAACATTGGGATGGCCAGAAGATATTTATATTTTGGGATATATTGGCACTATTTTCCGAGCTGATGCAGAACTTATGGCACAATCATTTGAAATATTGCATCGTATGGAGCCAAGGTCTCGTTTATTAATAATCGGATATTGTAATATTGCTGTAGAAACTATGGTGAAAGCCTCTGGAGTTGTTTGGCGGACCGGATGGGTTGATTATCGAGATCTTAACCTTTATTTAGGAGCTTGTGATGTGTGTTGGTTGCCGATGAGAAATAGTGGAGCAAACTGGGGACGTTCACCCCTTAAACTCAACGATTATATGGCAGCTGGACGTCCTGTTGTGATCACTAATGTGGGTGATGTGGCCAAATTGGTAGCAAAGGGGAACTTTGGTCTGGTTGTCGATGACAATCCAGAGGACCTGGCTAAAGCAGTTTTCCGGCTATTAAAAGATCCAAGTTTGTGCAAGGAGATGGGCAGAAGGGCTCGATACTTGGCTGAATCTGAATTTGCATGGGACTTTATTGCTGCTAAGCTTCTACTCTTTTACAACAAAGTCAGGAGGCGCTATGGATTTAACACGTAA
- a CDS encoding glycosyltransferase family 2 protein translates to MNSTNLPLVYVIVLSWNNCSETINCLDSVNKLSYPNKRILLVDNGSQDGTPQTVAAIFPNIEIIVNDENLGFAAGCNVGLRYALENGAEFVFLLNNDTEVSSDALDHLIAAMGPGIGMAAPKIYYAHASQPIIWSIGGKCHPVTLEKIGDARGQIDRGQWNQVLERDYLVGCAVLISRKLLETVGLFDESFFMYYEDSDLSLRARRQGFKLLFVPNAHVWHKVALSSGGSDTPNERYWMARSSILFFYKHVKGLRWLVIVPYRVGSAIKTLIRLLWRKRWDAALAYCRGLRDGLIDVWRRVSQCTS, encoded by the coding sequence ATGAATTCTACGAATTTGCCTTTGGTTTATGTGATAGTACTTTCTTGGAATAACTGTTCGGAGACAATAAATTGTTTGGATTCTGTGAATAAATTAAGCTATCCTAATAAGCGCATTTTATTAGTGGACAACGGTTCTCAAGATGGGACGCCTCAGACCGTCGCCGCAATCTTCCCTAATATTGAAATAATTGTTAACGATGAGAATCTTGGCTTCGCAGCAGGCTGTAATGTGGGACTGCGGTATGCGCTGGAAAATGGAGCTGAGTTTGTTTTTCTCCTGAACAATGATACTGAGGTGTCTTCTGATGCACTTGATCATTTGATCGCAGCGATGGGACCTGGTATAGGTATGGCTGCTCCGAAGATTTATTATGCACATGCTTCACAACCTATTATCTGGTCAATAGGTGGTAAGTGTCATCCTGTGACTCTTGAGAAAATAGGTGATGCTCGTGGTCAGATAGACAGAGGGCAGTGGAACCAAGTTTTAGAACGTGACTATTTAGTCGGATGTGCGGTGTTAATTTCCCGCAAGTTGTTAGAAACTGTTGGTCTGTTTGACGAAAGTTTCTTTATGTACTATGAGGACTCAGATCTATCATTACGAGCAAGGCGCCAAGGATTCAAGCTACTATTCGTTCCCAATGCTCATGTTTGGCATAAAGTGGCTCTAAGTAGCGGAGGGAGTGATACCCCAAACGAACGATACTGGATGGCTCGCAGCAGTATTTTATTCTTTTACAAACATGTGAAAGGACTCCGTTGGCTGGTCATAGTGCCTTACCGGGTTGGGAGTGCTATCAAGACGTTAATTCGACTACTCTGGCGGAAACGATGGGATGCTGCCCTCGCTTATTGCCGGGGATTGCGAGATGGGTTGATCGATGTATGGCGGAGGGTTTCCCAATGCACTTCTTGA
- a CDS encoding bifunctional 2-polyprenyl-6-hydroxyphenol methylase/3-demethylubiquinol 3-O-methyltransferase UbiG: protein MKSNKKFIVNSRKALNVISFCEFIRMGSFQWRGQRSLAKMAFFLLFGTPDVHTRLRSAYVLNKIESLDIPFGAKVLEGGFGRGIVLLGLAKRHPDWHLVGFELDPIMAESARRIIERDKKITNVVIVEDSIENLEANNSYDLIILVDVLEHIKDDVKLVKRLICALKSGGYLVLHVPKPRQEQWRFLPAFRFHDVLDIVRSKGAHRQVRISGHVREGYRYKDLCELADIAEASIVDIEETIGVWGEISFELNQLFWKYPILRYLWALLTYPITVTIGYLEILSKPSSGNSLLIVFQKI, encoded by the coding sequence ATGAAAAGTAATAAAAAATTCATAGTTAATAGTCGCAAGGCTCTGAACGTGATCAGCTTTTGTGAATTCATACGCATGGGAAGTTTCCAATGGCGCGGACAGAGATCACTTGCAAAGATGGCCTTTTTCCTACTTTTTGGAACACCTGACGTTCATACTCGTTTAAGATCTGCTTACGTGTTGAATAAAATCGAAAGCTTAGATATACCATTTGGGGCTAAAGTATTAGAAGGAGGGTTTGGACGGGGAATTGTGCTCTTGGGGTTGGCAAAACGTCATCCAGATTGGCATTTGGTAGGGTTCGAGTTGGATCCCATTATGGCCGAAAGTGCCCGCAGGATAATTGAACGAGATAAGAAGATAACTAATGTTGTAATTGTAGAAGATTCGATAGAGAACTTGGAGGCCAATAATTCTTATGATTTGATAATTCTTGTAGATGTCTTGGAACACATAAAAGACGATGTAAAATTAGTAAAGCGCCTGATATGCGCCCTCAAATCGGGAGGGTATTTAGTGCTTCATGTTCCTAAACCGCGTCAGGAGCAATGGCGGTTCCTACCTGCATTTCGGTTCCATGATGTGCTGGATATAGTCCGTAGCAAAGGCGCTCATCGACAAGTAAGAATATCCGGTCATGTGCGCGAAGGATATAGATATAAGGATTTATGTGAATTAGCAGATATAGCAGAGGCAAGTATTGTAGACATTGAAGAAACAATAGGGGTCTGGGGAGAAATCTCTTTTGAATTGAATCAGCTGTTTTGGAAGTATCCGATCTTGCGCTATCTCTGGGCGCTCCTTACTTATCCTATTACTGTGACGATTGGGTATTTAGAGATTCTCAGTAAGCCATCTTCAGGCAATTCTTTATTAATAGTATTTCAAAAAATATAG
- a CDS encoding GDP-L-fucose synthase, with protein MDLTRKRIMVTGGAGFLGQYVVQELRARGCSDIFIPRSAQYDLRTPDGVKRAFDDSKAEVVFHLAAVVGGIGANRARPGTFFYDNLIMGILLMEEARKRGVEKFITVGTVCSYPKFTPIPFREEDLWNGYPEETNAPYGLAKKMLLVQGQAYRAQYGFNAIYLIPTNLYGPGDKFDLETSHVIPALIRKCVDAKEAGADEIVVWGDGSPTREFLYVADAAEGIVLAAERYDGEEPVNLGSGFEISIKELVEIIKELTGFKGRVRWDTSKPNGQPRRRLDTSKAERLFGFRAKTDFKEGLQRTIDWYLSLRKGGNKRDEK; from the coding sequence ATGGATTTAACACGTAAACGAATTATGGTCACTGGTGGCGCGGGTTTTCTGGGACAGTATGTAGTTCAGGAATTGCGCGCGAGGGGATGTTCGGACATTTTTATCCCTCGCAGCGCCCAGTATGACCTCCGAACACCAGATGGTGTAAAACGTGCCTTCGATGACTCAAAGGCAGAAGTGGTTTTCCACTTAGCTGCTGTTGTTGGAGGCATTGGGGCTAATCGTGCTCGTCCTGGCACCTTTTTCTATGACAATTTAATAATGGGGATTCTGCTAATGGAGGAGGCGCGAAAGAGGGGAGTAGAAAAGTTTATAACGGTTGGTACTGTTTGCTCTTACCCCAAATTTACTCCTATTCCTTTCCGGGAGGAGGATTTGTGGAATGGCTACCCCGAGGAAACTAACGCTCCTTATGGTCTGGCAAAAAAAATGCTGTTGGTGCAAGGTCAAGCATATAGAGCTCAATATGGTTTTAATGCCATTTACTTGATACCGACAAACTTGTATGGTCCTGGAGATAAATTTGATTTAGAAACATCCCATGTCATCCCTGCTCTTATCCGTAAGTGTGTTGATGCTAAAGAAGCAGGAGCTGATGAAATCGTTGTGTGGGGAGATGGGTCTCCTACAAGAGAGTTTCTATATGTTGCTGATGCCGCTGAGGGAATCGTGCTGGCCGCTGAACGATATGATGGTGAGGAGCCGGTAAACCTGGGCTCTGGTTTTGAGATTAGTATTAAGGAGCTAGTAGAGATAATCAAAGAGTTAACTGGCTTCAAAGGACGAGTTCGATGGGATACTAGTAAACCTAATGGACAGCCAAGGCGTAGGCTAGATACTTCAAAAGCGGAAAGGTTGTTTGGCTTCCGTGCCAAGACAGATTTCAAGGAAGGTCTACAGAGAACGATCGATTGGTATTTGTCATTAAGAAAAGGAGGTAATAAAAGGGATGAAAAGTAA
- a CDS encoding IS5 family transposase, whose translation MGFQELTDEQWAFIAPFLPPRAKTGRPRADDRKVLNGILYVLVTGCRWCDMPRPYGAYQTAWRRFRELQEKGVWHQILQALLDWGYTLGKVKVEAVAVDSTLVEAKKGGKV comes from the coding sequence ATGGGGTTTCAGGAGCTAACCGATGAGCAGTGGGCTTTCATTGCGCCCTTCCTGCCGCCCAGGGCCAAAACCGGAAGACCTCGGGCGGATGACCGCAAGGTCCTCAACGGGATCCTGTATGTGCTGGTTACAGGCTGCCGGTGGTGCGATATGCCCCGCCCATATGGCGCCTATCAGACTGCCTGGCGGCGGTTTCGGGAACTTCAGGAAAAGGGGGTCTGGCACCAGATCCTGCAAGCCCTTCTGGACTGGGGGTATACGCTGGGGAAGGTGAAGGTGGAGGCGGTGGCGGTTGATTCCACGCTGGTGGAGGCGAAAAAAGGGGGGAAGGTGTAG